ACCCATCTTGTCCGCGCAGCCCCTAGCAGAACCGATCATTGCCATGTTTACTGGATTAGTGCAAACCTTGGGCAGCCTCACCCCCGTGGAGGGCGATCGCCTACAGATTACCTGGGATGACACCACGCCCGATTGGGTATTTGCCGATTTGTCCCTCGGTGATAGCGTGGCGGTGGATGGCATTTGCCTCACGGTGACCCACCATTGGGCAACGGGCTTCTTTGCCGATGCCTCTCCCGAGACCCTAGAGCGCACCAGCCTTCGAGGCATTCAGGGCACAGCACGGGTGAACCTCGAACCATCTCTGCGGGTGGGCAGTAAGCTGGGCGGGCATTTCGTCACCGGGCATATTGACGGCATCGGCTATCTAGACTCAGTTGCCCAAACCCACGACTCTTGGGAAATGGTCTTCCGGGTCGAGGATCCTCGGGTCTCGCGCTACATTGTGCCCAAGGGTAGTATTGCCATCAATGGCGTGAGTTTGACAGTGGCAGACTGCGATGCCCAAGGCACGACCTT
This is a stretch of genomic DNA from Leptolyngbya sp. CCY15150. It encodes these proteins:
- the ribE gene encoding riboflavin synthase, with product MFTGLVQTLGSLTPVEGDRLQITWDDTTPDWVFADLSLGDSVAVDGICLTVTHHWATGFFADASPETLERTSLRGIQGTARVNLEPSLRVGSKLGGHFVTGHIDGIGYLDSVAQTHDSWEMVFRVEDPRVSRYIVPKGSIAINGVSLTVADCDAQGTTFWVAVIPLTYAHTNLHALQPGDRVNLEGDVLGKYVEKFLRLAPHGSSAALQSLDAMTTMTQDSPITAAFLAEHGYG